In bacterium, the following are encoded in one genomic region:
- a CDS encoding MOSC domain-containing protein, with protein sequence EKVRTTAGKGIEGDRYAAGTGTYSQHPGGGRHLTLIAQEDLDAVARETGIRLAPAESRRNVLTTGVPLNDLVGKRFWVGTTLCVGIRLCEPCSYLESKTQAGVITAYAHRAGLRTEILEGGAIAVGDPIRRAEESAA encoded by the coding sequence TGGAGAAGGTGCGGACGACGGCCGGGAAGGGGATCGAGGGCGACCGTTATGCCGCCGGGACGGGCACGTATTCGCAGCACCCGGGCGGCGGCCGGCACCTCACCCTCATCGCCCAGGAAGACCTCGATGCGGTGGCCCGCGAGACCGGGATCCGCCTCGCCCCCGCGGAGTCGCGGCGCAACGTCCTCACGACCGGCGTCCCGCTGAACGACCTGGTCGGGAAGCGGTTTTGGGTCGGGACCACCCTGTGTGTCGGCATCCGGCTGTGCGAGCCGTGTTCCTACCTTGAATCCAAGACGCAGGCCGGCGTGATCACCGCGTACGCGCACCGGGCCGGGCTGCGTACCGAGATCCTCGAGGGTGGAGCGATCGCGGTCGGCGATCCCATCCGTCGGGCTGAGGAGAGCGCCGCCTAA